Sequence from the Bremerella volcania genome:
TTCCACCCAGGATCGCGACGTCGTTAAGGCCATCGATCGTGATCGTTACCGTTTCCGTGGTCAAGCCGTCGTAAGAGATAACGTCAAACGAGTCTTCGGCCGCGTCGCCGGCCCGAAGCGTTTGTACGTCTGCCGGATTCAGCTGATAGGTCCATTGGCCCAACGTGTCGATGCTAAAGGTGCCGTACGTGCCGCTTTGGTCGGTAACAGGTTGAACAAACGCCTCGCCCTCGTCGACATCGTTGACGATCAGATTGGCGCTGATCGGCAGGGTCTCGTCTTCGTGGGTTGTGTACGTCAAGACGCCGCCGATCGTGGCTGGGTCTTGTTGGGAATGAATCGTGAGGAAGACCTCGCCGAACGAGGTAGCCCCTTCCCCATCGGTTACAAAGTAGGTGAAGTAGTCGGTGCCATGATAATGGGGGTTGGGCACGTAGCGGAGCGTGCCATCGGGATTGATGGTCACCTGCCCGTGGGCCGGCCCTGTACGGTAACTTGCAGAAAAGTCTTCGCTGTTGTAGTCGAAGTCGTTGTCCAGCAGCGAGGTGGTGTCGATCACCAGTTCGACGTCCTCGTCGGTCTCGTAGGTGTCATTACCGACGACCGGCTCCGGATTGAACGAATACACAAACAGTTCGCGGCCGACATCTTCGTGGTAGGCTGCGAAATAGACATCGCCGTCGATGACCATCAAGTCGGAAGGAGACGCACCCAGGTCGGATTGAATGTTGCTGGCTTGCCGTAACTGGCCGTCACCGCCGGTGTCTTCGGGGTAGTACTCCCACAATTCGTAATCTAATGCAGTCTCCGGGGCGTAGCCGAAGTAGAGCCGTCCATAATTCGCGACGAGATTGGTTGTCAGATAGTAGCTGTAGCCACGGCTGTTAACTCCGGGGCCTACGATCGCCTGTAAGTTGGCTTCTCCTGCGGGGGCATTGGGTGTGAACTCCCACAGACGTTTCTGGTCGGAGATAAAGTACACCTTCTCGCCCAGCGCAACAAAGTCGTCGGGCAGCACCGGGTCGCTGCCCATGTAGCCAAGCGAGCGAGGCGTGTTCGGCTGGTCGGTCGAGGTCGGATCGTACTCCCAAAGCTGCTTGTCGTGTCCGAAATAGAAGCGATCGTTGAGCTCGGTAATGCCTGTGACGTCATACTCGGCCAGGTCGTCGACAAGCTTCGCTTCTCCTTGGCCATCGTTCGCGGTCGGATCATACTGCCACAGCCCCGGAACGCCTCGATGGGCGACGAAATAAAGCTTCCCGTCGTGGACAAATCGTGGTTCCGGATCAAGCGAGGCCATCCCGGGGGCCAGATCGGCCACCATGCGAACGATGGGTGGTTGTCCCTCTTCTTGCGGAATCAACTCCCAAATCTCTTCCCCATGCATACGATCATTCATTACAAAGTAAAGCCGATCGTCCGCAGGCATAAATTGGAAGGTCAACGGACTGGGGTAAGTCACCGGAATGCTGAAGACGAGTTCGGCATCTTGCGTCGGTCCGTTGGTGTCTGGGTCGTAGCGGTAAAGCGTGAGCGAAAACGACGGTCCGGTGGTCGTACGGAAATAGACGTCTCCGTTGAACGCCGTCAGTTCGGCAGGATAGTACCCGACATTCGACCCCGGGATACGTGCCGCCACCGAGGCTTCTCCTTGGCCGCCGTTGGCCGAAGGATCGAATTTCCAAAGCTCCTTGGCTTCGGCATCTGTCACAACGCCCCCATAGACAACGCCATCAACTTCGACGATTCCCCAAATTGCCGACTCGCCCGTGCGAACGGGATCGTACAGGATCGATAGGCTTTCATCTTGGGGATCGTAGATATAGACGTCGGTGCGATAGTAGGGCTCGGCTCCTGAATTGAAAACGAGCTTCCCATCAAATACGCCGAAGTTCTCCGGCGTACGGGAACCATTGGGCACGCTTATCAGCTGCATCTCACCGGTGGCTGGGTCGATGACCCGGACGTCCACTCCCCCGCCTCCGCGGGTCGGTTGGAAATAGAGCAGCCCACCTAACTCGGTCAGGTATTCTGGATCGGAACCGTAGTCTCCCGATCCAATGTCGGCCGCCACGCTGACTCCTTGTTCGGGATCATAGACAAAGAGCTCCGTACCGTGATAGTAATCGGTGGCCCGGAAATAGAGCTTGCCGCCGGCGACGGTTAACTGGGTCGGTGCCGAACTCCCGTAGCCGTCATAAATGTCGGCGATCATGGTGACTTCTACCTCCCCTTCTTCGGGAGCCGGGTTGTATTGCCATAGCTCGGCCCCTTCCGCGAGCGTGGTCGCCTGGAAGTAGAGAATACCATTGAGAACCGCCATCTCTTGCGGCGAAGAAGACTGGTGATCGGGCGCGATGTCGGCGAATAAAGAGACACTCCCGGCACCATTATCGGCTTGAGGGTCATACACCCAAAGCTCCGCACCGGACTCTCCATCGTTCGCCTGAAAGAAGAGCTTCCCGTCGAATACCGTCAGATGACTCGGAGAGGAAGATCCACTGCCCGGGACCAGGTCGGCGACCAGCTTGGTTTGATTCTCCGTCCCGATGGCCTGCGGATCCAAAACCCACAACTCAGTTCCCGTTTCGCTGGTATAGGCTTGAAAATAGAGCTTGCCATCCAAGACGGTTAAGAAGGTGGGATACGAATCAAAACCAGGATCACCAAAGTCCTCGACCATCGAAGCGCCGCCGGCTCCGTCATTGGCGTTGGAATCGTAGCGCCATAGCTGACTTCCCCCATCGACATGGCTACGAAAGAAGAACTGGTCTCCGATGACGGTCATTTCACCCGGTTTGGGGGCATTGCCCGTATAGCCAGTACCTTCCAGACGTGCCACATGCGTGATTTCTCCCGTGACGGGATCATAGTAGCGCAGCTTGGCATTCCAATAGGTTCCGTTGCGATCCGACCCGACGAAGAAGAGTTTGTTCTGGAATTCAAGCACCTCGTGCAGTTCGTACTCAACCGGATCGGTATTGAAGTCGGCTACCAGGTTGTTGGCCAGCATGACCCGGGTTTCCATCGTTTCCAGCCGCAACGAGCGAGCGCGAAACTTCGAGTTTCTCGACTTCACTGGCTTGATGGCCGGCAGGCTTTTCAGAACAGTGTTTGTTGTACGGCGGAGAGCTTGGGTAATCGTGCGGCGAATCAAGATGTATCTTCCAACTCCCCCGCCCAGAGCGAAACTCGGCATCGTGGCTCGGTATGGGGAACTAATTGCGAGGACCTGCTGTGTGATGGGGGCCGCCACCCTCTTCGGGTGGATAGCAAACGCCAAGATTTTAGCCCAATGGATAACCGCTGAGAACTGAGCAATCGGTAAAATCGCTATAAATTCACTAGATTTTCAGGGCGTCGCAAGTCTTTAAACAGCATTGTGTTGCGCTGCTATTGGGAAAGATGGCTACCGCTTAATAGGAGCAATCCGGATGGCTTCGCCACTGTTGGGCAGCAGAGTGAGTGTCAGCTTGGTTGTGGCGTCAACGGTCAGGTTCTCGATGCGCACCTTGGTCTTGGTCTCCATGTTGGGGTCGTCTCGATAGCGGCGGGCCTGGTACTTCGCGTCCGGCGAAAGGAACGTCAGCGGCAGGCCCAATTCACGCTTCTGGTTGGCGTTCATCGCGCCCACGAACCACACATCGCCACTGCGACGAGCGATCACGGCGTACTCGCCGATTTCGCCATGGATGACCTTGGTCTCGTCCCAGACGGTCGGAACCTGCTGGAAGAATTCCAACTCAGGCGAATCGACAATACGGCTTCGCGAGGACTTACCGTCTTGCTGTTGAGTTAGTGGCGTGTCGTACCAATACAGGAATTGCCATGGCGAATAGGTGCACACGGCCTTGGCCAACTGCTGACCATGCGTCCATAACTGATCAACGCGCGGGTCGAAGTAGCAGATGGTGT
This genomic interval carries:
- a CDS encoding VCBS domain-containing protein, which encodes MPSFALGGGVGRYILIRRTITQALRRTTNTVLKSLPAIKPVKSRNSKFRARSLRLETMETRVMLANNLVADFNTDPVEYELHEVLEFQNKLFFVGSDRNGTYWNAKLRYYDPVTGEITHVARLEGTGYTGNAPKPGEMTVIGDQFFFRSHVDGGSQLWRYDSNANDGAGGASMVEDFGDPGFDSYPTFLTVLDGKLYFQAYTSETGTELWVLDPQAIGTENQTKLVADLVPGSGSSSPSHLTVFDGKLFFQANDGESGAELWVYDPQADNGAGSVSLFADIAPDHQSSSPQEMAVLNGILYFQATTLAEGAELWQYNPAPEEGEVEVTMIADIYDGYGSSAPTQLTVAGGKLYFRATDYYHGTELFVYDPEQGVSVAADIGSGDYGSDPEYLTELGGLLYFQPTRGGGGVDVRVIDPATGEMQLISVPNGSRTPENFGVFDGKLVFNSGAEPYYRTDVYIYDPQDESLSILYDPVRTGESAIWGIVEVDGVVYGGVVTDAEAKELWKFDPSANGGQGEASVAARIPGSNVGYYPAELTAFNGDVYFRTTTGPSFSLTLYRYDPDTNGPTQDAELVFSIPVTYPSPLTFQFMPADDRLYFVMNDRMHGEEIWELIPQEEGQPPIVRMVADLAPGMASLDPEPRFVHDGKLYFVAHRGVPGLWQYDPTANDGQGEAKLVDDLAEYDVTGITELNDRFYFGHDKQLWEYDPTSTDQPNTPRSLGYMGSDPVLPDDFVALGEKVYFISDQKRLWEFTPNAPAGEANLQAIVGPGVNSRGYSYYLTTNLVANYGRLYFGYAPETALDYELWEYYPEDTGGDGQLRQASNIQSDLGASPSDLMVIDGDVYFAAYHEDVGRELFVYSFNPEPVVGNDTYETDEDVELVIDTTSLLDNDFDYNSEDFSASYRTGPAHGQVTINPDGTLRYVPNPHYHGTDYFTYFVTDGEGATSFGEVFLTIHSQQDPATIGGVLTYTTHEDETLPISANLIVNDVDEGEAFVQPVTDQSGTYGTFSIDTLGQWTYQLNPADVQTLRAGDAAEDSFDVISYDGLTTETVTITIDGLNDVAILGGTSTGSTFEESTDDVTGTLSIDDPDQGESLFTARTSVPGTYGTFSVTEQGSWTFQLDNQAAQHLGQGESFQETFTVTSVDQAASIDVRITISGENDLPSSMVHAVEGFRIEQQLIHIPISASDIDQNNTQFTHAYRVVRIADQQVVDSGNVVDVDELTVTIPAAGQYRIELTTTDSHGGQTTSQREFSVGPQSTVALSISRDQQAEPGTISATPETGLSFHEWEEAAGHLWFTLQEGLPNQPFDFTFELSKSGSWLGDPQVLAHLGSELQWTSDENVFTGTLSELDLTGYQVGDRVLLATLLLPKDLQNAVGLPMDGQGAYPQATMQTGISLTGAHADLLHPFAIQTSDNAEFRPVIYDASDDGRVGIADFAQFIRNYGRNADQDSPDAYRFDYDVNGKVGLSDFALFIQHYGIQKSGDRPINMPVFNTPQPPAETQSLLESEPLFQSAELLTSPTETFIMPIADPFDDGQSATTSHSDLPASNEVPKDAPLEVSTHLDARLIDAVFQSEEHAPAYDSSPWDEELLGLITSEDLEDSLF